One window from the genome of Cryptomeria japonica chromosome 6, Sugi_1.0, whole genome shotgun sequence encodes:
- the LOC131077530 gene encoding uncharacterized protein LOC131077530 isoform X1 produces the protein MKVLDANAGLLSNFEVMDLLRSRGATQDPLGSSGSATRSECQVFDYLVQSPAGTLTREIVREFLLKAEKFSLTKAERLQVLNLRPSTAVEVHMIIEDCEERMSSSTVDEFLEMVKSTLPPPPMKPQVEDEEENDEADEENDEADEENDGEMDAEEEVE, from the exons ATGAAAGT ACTGGATGCTAATGCTGGTCTACTCTCCAACTTTGAAGTGATGGATCTGTTGCGATCCAGAGGAGCCACTCAAGATCCTTTGGGTTCATCTGGCTCTGCAACTCGATCTGAATGCCAG GTTTTTGATTACTTGGTGCAGTCTCCAGCGGGAACCCTGACTCGGGAGATTGTACGGGAGTTCTTGTTGAAGGCAGAAAAGTTTTCACTTACAAAAGCAGAACGACTTCAAGTTCTAAATCTTAGGCCTTCCACAGCAGTTGAAGTCCATATG ATAATAGAAGACTGTGAGGAGAGAATGTCAAGTTCAACtgttgatgaattccttgaaatgGTCAAGAGTACTTTACCACCCCCGCCAATGAAACCTCAGgtagaagatgaagaggaaaatgatgaagCAGATGAGGAAAATGATGAAGCAGATGAGGAAAATGATGGAGAAATGGATGCCGAGGAAGAAGTGGAATAA
- the LOC131077530 gene encoding uncharacterized protein LOC131077530 isoform X2 codes for MKVLDANAGLLSNFEVMDLLRSRGATQDPLGSSGSATRSECQVFDYLVQSPAGTLTREIVREFLLKAEKFSLTKAERLQVLNLRPSTAVEVHMIIEDCEERMSSSTVDEFLEMVKSTLPPPPMKPQVEDEEENDGEMDAEEEVE; via the exons ATGAAAGT ACTGGATGCTAATGCTGGTCTACTCTCCAACTTTGAAGTGATGGATCTGTTGCGATCCAGAGGAGCCACTCAAGATCCTTTGGGTTCATCTGGCTCTGCAACTCGATCTGAATGCCAG GTTTTTGATTACTTGGTGCAGTCTCCAGCGGGAACCCTGACTCGGGAGATTGTACGGGAGTTCTTGTTGAAGGCAGAAAAGTTTTCACTTACAAAAGCAGAACGACTTCAAGTTCTAAATCTTAGGCCTTCCACAGCAGTTGAAGTCCATATG ATAATAGAAGACTGTGAGGAGAGAATGTCAAGTTCAACtgttgatgaattccttgaaatgGTCAAGAGTACTTTACCACCCCCGCCAATGAAACCTCAGgtagaagatgaa GAGGAAAATGATGGAGAAATGGATGCCGAGGAAGAAGTGGAATAA